The following proteins come from a genomic window of Geomonas sp. RF6:
- a CDS encoding TonB-dependent receptor plug domain-containing protein, whose protein sequence is MKQNKKRVTRTFLPLLFTLLACVALPFGAHAADTDQGSQPLDLTSLKLEDLMDLTVTSVGRKAQKIYDSAAAVFVITQEDIRRSGVTNIPDALRMVPGLEVARIDGNKWAVSSRGFNGRFASKMLVLMDGRSVYTPLFSGVLWDSQDTLMEDIARIEVVRGPGATMWGANAVNGIINIITKEAEDTVGGLVTAGGGTQERAFASARYGKQLGEKGNYRVYLKYFDREGLEDPQTGREGHNGWHALRGGFRLDAAPAEKDTFTLQGDYYDQRLNETYLNIPGFGDTLNYTTPVSGGNLIARWKRTFSESADMGVQLYYDRTDMRYAVVDASIDTVDVDFQNRFRFGSEHEILWGAGYRFIRDRLRFPLQDFTLKEREQNNLFSAFLQGTFMLVPERLHLIVGSKFEHNDYTGLEVQPSARLLWTPAEKQSVWLSVSRAARTPSLGEDSESLSIAAPPTSIPPFPEPVPTHVHMIGSDTLKAEKLIAYELGYRVEPVPRLTVDTALFYNVYRDLILLRADAPIFSFAPAPALTIPAQLQSRSAAKTWGGELAGDLKALPWWRLRLAYTFLRVLSQETDPAILAADLKKENPQHQVSLRSAMDLGKNVEGDLWLRYVDALPAFGIASYLTLDARLDWQLRKDLHLVLVGQNLLHDRQMEFVSQYISTQPAALGRSFYGKLQWEF, encoded by the coding sequence ATGAAACAGAACAAAAAGAGAGTTACCCGCACATTCCTCCCCCTTCTTTTCACCCTGCTCGCCTGCGTGGCCCTGCCGTTCGGAGCGCATGCCGCCGATACCGACCAGGGTTCACAGCCGCTCGACCTCACCTCCCTGAAGCTGGAGGACCTCATGGACCTCACGGTGACCTCGGTGGGGAGGAAGGCGCAAAAGATCTATGATTCCGCCGCGGCGGTCTTTGTCATCACACAAGAAGACATCCGCCGCTCCGGCGTCACCAACATTCCGGACGCCCTGCGCATGGTGCCGGGGCTCGAGGTCGCGCGCATCGACGGCAACAAGTGGGCGGTGTCGAGCCGCGGGTTCAACGGCCGCTTCGCCAGCAAGATGCTCGTCCTCATGGACGGGCGATCTGTGTACACCCCTCTCTTTTCGGGTGTGCTGTGGGACTCGCAGGACACCCTCATGGAGGACATCGCCCGCATCGAGGTCGTCCGCGGTCCGGGTGCGACGATGTGGGGGGCGAATGCAGTCAACGGCATCATCAATATCATAACGAAGGAAGCCGAGGATACCGTCGGGGGGCTCGTCACGGCAGGGGGGGGGACACAGGAGCGCGCCTTTGCCAGCGCACGCTACGGGAAGCAGCTCGGGGAGAAGGGTAACTACCGGGTGTACCTGAAGTACTTCGACCGGGAGGGGCTCGAGGACCCGCAGACGGGGCGCGAGGGACACAACGGCTGGCACGCACTGAGAGGGGGGTTCCGCCTCGATGCCGCCCCTGCGGAGAAAGACACCTTTACCCTCCAGGGGGACTACTACGACCAGAGGCTGAACGAGACGTACCTGAACATCCCCGGGTTCGGCGACACCCTGAACTACACTACCCCGGTCTCCGGCGGCAACCTCATCGCGCGGTGGAAAAGGACCTTCTCCGAGAGCGCCGACATGGGGGTGCAGCTCTATTACGACCGGACCGACATGCGCTATGCGGTCGTCGATGCGTCAATCGACACGGTGGACGTGGACTTCCAGAACCGCTTCCGCTTCGGTTCCGAGCACGAAATCCTCTGGGGGGCCGGATACCGCTTCATCCGCGACCGGCTCCGCTTCCCGCTGCAGGACTTCACCCTGAAGGAGCGGGAGCAAAATAACCTCTTCAGCGCCTTCCTGCAGGGGACCTTCATGCTGGTGCCGGAGAGGTTGCACCTCATCGTCGGCTCCAAGTTCGAGCACAACGACTACACGGGGCTCGAGGTGCAGCCAAGCGCGCGACTGCTGTGGACCCCTGCGGAAAAACAGTCCGTATGGCTTTCGGTGTCGCGCGCGGCCAGGACCCCCTCTCTCGGGGAGGACTCCGAGTCCCTCTCCATCGCGGCTCCCCCCACCAGCATCCCCCCTTTCCCTGAACCTGTGCCGACGCACGTGCACATGATCGGCTCCGACACCCTGAAGGCGGAGAAGCTGATCGCCTACGAGCTCGGCTACCGCGTGGAGCCGGTGCCGCGCCTCACCGTTGACACCGCACTCTTTTACAACGTGTACCGGGATCTGATCCTGCTGCGTGCTGATGCGCCGATCTTCTCCTTTGCGCCGGCCCCCGCCCTCACGATACCGGCACAGCTCCAGAGCCGCAGCGCGGCGAAGACCTGGGGGGGGGAGCTCGCGGGAGATCTGAAGGCGCTCCCCTGGTGGCGCCTGCGGCTGGCCTACACCTTTCTGCGAGTCCTGAGCCAGGAAACGGATCCCGCCATCCTCGCGGCGGATCTGAAGAAGGAGAACCCGCAGCACCAGGTCTCTCTGCGCTCAGCGATGGACCTCGGCAAGAACGTCGAGGGGGACCTCTGGCTGCGCTACGTGGACGCACTCCCTGCCTTCGGGATCGCCAGCTACCTGACGCTCGACGCCCGCCTCGACTGGCAGCTCCGCAAGGATCTCCATCTGGTCCTGGTGGGGCAAAACCTCCTCCACGACCGGCAGATGGAGTTCGTGTCGCAGTACATAAGCACGCAGCCGGCGGCGCTCGGGCGCAGTTTCTACGGTAAGTTGCAGTGGGAGTTCTGA
- a CDS encoding EAL domain-containing protein, whose translation MKIFHKLLLGYFVVALLTCVVGYCAMRTSRDIKAPYDHVTGDVIPLTGALESMRFYGLRIVSSTVELAYLNNVAAASQHEEEVELLLASKAQIKGILLRCEKLMVEDEQESRLYNALRQKTVLLLEGSSDFLQQNKKQSSAEAYVEGKERFEAAEMDFLAAVDAAVQHEKGEMDGSGAELADRIRYAILFMPVLSAVTFLLALACGAVISASIARRLKRLEKGVELVSQGDLSVHLDIDSSDEIGTLSSAFNGMVLELQRSKDDIVTTSNYLDRIIASMADALFVLSAEGVIVRVNPATCHMLRYKREELLGQRFSKVLEDVSQCETLLEILNRDGIIRELEISCRTREGEGLPVSFSASVMENTSATSRHHVCIAHDISARKQAEQEIEQLAYYDPLTGLPNRLLFSDRLRQGMARAQRDKTKLALLFFDLDRFKDINDTLGHACGDLLLQGVAQRMNSFVRRSDTFARLGGDEFVLLCNNAGGDVSVETVAKKIMELFEVPFELEGNEVYVTSSIGIVFYPTDGTDATSLLRNADLAMYAAKETGRNAYQFFSDEMNEQAQERKALEDLLRKALLTDQFTLHYQPQVDLATGRIYGVEALLRWFTPERGYIPPAVFIPVAEQTGMMRGVGEWVLREACRQGRAWVDAGYQPVRMAVNVSGTQFLHPSFHTQVESILRETGLEPSLLELEITESVFMSDPRETALSMERLKELQVLLAVDDFGTGYSSLSYLMNFPLDRLKVDKSFITAISEKGHSRVIVDAVIAMGHSLGLRVLAEGVETAQELAYLKEQGCDEAQGYLFAHPLPAHDVERLFSMTQAWQENEDVPPATTFA comes from the coding sequence ATGAAAATTTTTCACAAGCTTCTTCTCGGTTACTTCGTCGTTGCCCTTCTTACCTGCGTCGTCGGGTATTGCGCGATGCGGACCAGCAGGGACATAAAAGCGCCGTACGACCATGTCACCGGGGATGTCATCCCCCTTACCGGTGCCCTTGAGTCCATGCGCTTCTACGGACTGCGCATCGTCTCCTCCACGGTGGAACTCGCGTACCTGAACAACGTCGCGGCCGCCTCGCAGCACGAAGAGGAAGTCGAGCTCTTGCTTGCGTCAAAGGCGCAGATAAAAGGGATTTTGTTGAGGTGTGAAAAGCTCATGGTGGAGGACGAGCAGGAAAGCCGCCTCTACAATGCGCTGCGGCAGAAAACGGTGCTCCTGCTGGAGGGGAGCTCCGACTTCCTGCAGCAGAACAAAAAACAGTCCTCCGCGGAGGCGTATGTCGAGGGGAAGGAGAGGTTCGAGGCAGCGGAGATGGATTTTCTAGCTGCTGTCGACGCTGCCGTGCAGCACGAAAAGGGGGAGATGGACGGCAGCGGCGCAGAGCTCGCCGATAGGATACGATATGCCATTCTGTTCATGCCTGTGCTCTCGGCGGTCACCTTCCTCCTTGCCCTGGCCTGCGGCGCTGTCATCTCGGCGTCCATCGCCAGAAGGCTGAAGCGCCTGGAGAAGGGGGTGGAGCTTGTCTCGCAGGGTGATCTGTCGGTGCACCTCGATATTGATTCTTCAGACGAGATAGGGACCCTTTCGTCCGCCTTCAACGGTATGGTCCTCGAGCTGCAGCGCTCCAAGGACGACATCGTCACCACCAGCAACTACCTCGACCGCATCATCGCTTCGATGGCGGACGCCCTCTTTGTCCTCTCTGCCGAGGGGGTCATCGTGAGGGTCAATCCCGCCACCTGCCACATGCTGCGTTACAAGAGGGAGGAACTGCTGGGACAGCGGTTTTCAAAGGTTCTCGAGGACGTGTCGCAGTGCGAGACTCTCCTTGAGATATTGAATCGCGACGGCATCATCCGGGAGCTGGAGATATCGTGCCGCACCAGGGAAGGGGAGGGGCTCCCTGTTTCCTTTTCGGCGTCGGTTATGGAAAATACTTCCGCCACCTCCCGTCACCACGTCTGCATCGCGCACGACATCAGTGCCCGGAAGCAGGCGGAGCAGGAGATAGAGCAACTGGCGTACTACGACCCCCTGACCGGGCTGCCGAACCGCCTCCTGTTCAGCGACAGGCTGAGGCAGGGGATGGCCCGCGCCCAGCGGGACAAGACGAAGCTCGCTCTCCTTTTCTTCGACCTCGACCGTTTCAAGGACATAAACGACACCCTCGGCCATGCCTGCGGCGACCTCCTCCTGCAAGGGGTGGCGCAGCGCATGAATTCCTTCGTGCGCCGCAGCGACACCTTCGCCAGGCTCGGCGGGGACGAGTTCGTCCTTTTGTGCAACAACGCCGGCGGGGACGTCAGTGTCGAGACGGTGGCGAAAAAGATCATGGAACTTTTTGAGGTGCCGTTCGAGCTGGAGGGGAACGAGGTGTACGTCACCTCGAGCATCGGGATCGTCTTTTATCCCACCGATGGGACGGACGCGACCTCGCTGCTGCGCAACGCGGATCTTGCCATGTATGCCGCGAAGGAGACAGGGCGCAACGCGTACCAGTTCTTCTCCGACGAGATGAATGAGCAGGCCCAGGAGCGAAAGGCGCTGGAGGACTTGCTGCGCAAGGCGCTTCTCACCGACCAGTTCACCCTCCACTACCAGCCGCAGGTCGACCTCGCCACCGGTCGCATCTATGGCGTAGAGGCACTGCTGCGCTGGTTCACGCCGGAGCGCGGCTACATCCCGCCTGCGGTATTCATTCCCGTCGCCGAGCAGACAGGGATGATGAGGGGAGTCGGGGAGTGGGTGCTGAGGGAAGCGTGCCGGCAAGGGCGCGCCTGGGTGGACGCGGGATATCAGCCGGTGCGCATGGCGGTCAACGTCTCCGGGACTCAGTTCCTGCATCCCTCCTTCCATACCCAGGTGGAGAGCATACTGCGGGAAACGGGGCTGGAGCCCTCTCTGCTGGAGCTGGAGATAACCGAGAGCGTCTTCATGTCCGACCCGCGGGAGACCGCCCTTTCAATGGAGCGGCTGAAGGAGCTCCAGGTGCTGCTGGCGGTGGACGATTTCGGCACCGGTTACTCGTCGCTCAGCTACCTGATGAATTTCCCGCTGGACCGCCTCAAGGTGGACAAGTCCTTCATTACGGCGATTTCGGAGAAGGGTCACTCCAGGGTCATTGTCGATGCCGTCATCGCCATGGGGCACAGCCTGGGGCTGCGCGTACTCGCCGAGGGTGTGGAGACAGCGCAGGAGCTCGCCTACCTGAAAGAGCAGGGGTGCGACGAGGCGCAGGGGTACCTTTTCGCGCATCCGCTGCCGGCACACGATGTGGAGCGTCTCTTTTCGATGACCCAGGCCTGGCAGGAGAATGAAGACGTACCTCCCGCCACCACGTTTGCGTAG
- a CDS encoding TonB-dependent receptor plug domain-containing protein, producing MGLTLEDLMHVRVTSVSKKEQSVANSAAAIFVITSEDLRRSGATSIPEALRMVPGLEVARINSNSWAVTSRGFNGLFANKLLVLIDGRSVYTPFFAGVNWEMQDTLLEDIDRIEVIRGPGATIWGANAVNGVINIITRSAHDTTGTLLSAGGGNYEKAFAGARYGTTLGDDGALRIYAKYQNRGESEVKGSGVGGEDAWETARGGFRYDSSLNGRDTVTLQGDLHGGRIDDTETLISLNPIGSTTVTPGISFVGSNLLGRFQRTFSDASDIYAQLYYDHTARYMAVLDEKHDTIDLELQHRFPLGSAQEIIWGAGYRFNHDRFSNKEAGLKLSPASRGDSLYSVFLQDDITLYPERLHLIVGTKLEHNDYSGIEVQPSGRILWTPDDRHTVWGAVSRAVRTPSRADTTLYNNASVTPATGPGSSPTLLSVVGSPSFGAEGVVAYEAGYRAELAQTFSLDLATFYNRYHDVGDRERGFIPAMAPQQRNPYNTILLTAANGTRVTSYGAELSGEWRPVPRWKVKGAYTFINLQAESSHDPRGAGNLEDTVPAQQFSLRSMTDLGRDLSLDLWGRYVDGISRALPNSRGVAIPSYVGLDVRLSWRVLPGVELTAVGQNLVEGAHEEFSSETSQAVYLMGRSFYGKLTWEF from the coding sequence ATGGGGCTCACCCTCGAGGACCTCATGCACGTGCGGGTGACCTCGGTATCGAAGAAGGAGCAGTCGGTGGCGAACTCCGCCGCGGCGATCTTCGTCATCACCAGCGAGGACCTGCGGCGTTCCGGCGCCACCTCCATTCCGGAGGCGCTGCGCATGGTCCCGGGGCTCGAGGTGGCGCGCATAAATTCCAACAGCTGGGCAGTCACCAGCCGCGGCTTCAACGGGCTTTTTGCCAACAAGCTCCTCGTCCTCATCGACGGGCGCAGCGTCTATACCCCGTTCTTTGCCGGGGTTAACTGGGAGATGCAGGACACTCTCCTGGAGGATATCGACCGCATCGAGGTCATCCGCGGCCCGGGCGCCACTATCTGGGGTGCCAACGCGGTAAACGGCGTCATCAACATCATCACCAGGAGCGCCCACGACACCACCGGCACGCTCCTGAGCGCCGGAGGGGGGAACTACGAAAAGGCCTTCGCCGGGGCGCGCTACGGCACGACGCTCGGCGATGACGGTGCCCTGAGGATCTACGCGAAGTACCAGAACCGCGGGGAGAGCGAGGTGAAGGGAAGCGGTGTGGGAGGGGAGGATGCCTGGGAGACGGCGAGGGGAGGGTTCCGCTACGACAGCTCCTTAAACGGCAGAGATACGGTCACGCTGCAGGGGGACCTGCATGGCGGCAGAATCGACGACACCGAGACCCTTATCTCGCTCAACCCCATCGGCTCCACCACGGTGACCCCGGGAATCTCCTTCGTGGGGTCGAACCTTCTCGGGCGCTTCCAGCGGACCTTTTCCGACGCCTCCGATATCTACGCGCAGCTCTATTACGACCATACCGCGCGCTATATGGCGGTGCTGGACGAGAAGCACGACACGATCGACCTGGAACTTCAGCACCGCTTCCCGCTGGGGTCTGCCCAGGAGATCATCTGGGGGGCGGGGTACCGCTTCAACCACGACCGCTTCAGCAACAAGGAAGCAGGGCTGAAGCTTTCGCCGGCAAGCCGCGGCGACAGCCTGTACAGCGTCTTCCTGCAGGACGACATCACGCTCTACCCGGAGCGCCTGCACCTCATCGTGGGGACGAAGCTGGAACACAACGACTACTCCGGTATCGAGGTGCAGCCGAGCGGGCGCATCCTGTGGACGCCGGACGATCGGCACACCGTGTGGGGGGCCGTGTCACGCGCGGTGCGCACCCCTTCGCGGGCGGACACCACGCTGTACAACAATGCGTCGGTCACTCCCGCAACCGGTCCGGGAAGCAGTCCCACCCTCCTTTCGGTGGTCGGCTCCCCCTCCTTTGGCGCGGAGGGTGTGGTGGCCTACGAGGCGGGGTACCGGGCGGAACTCGCACAGACCTTCTCCCTCGACCTCGCCACCTTCTACAACCGGTATCACGACGTGGGGGACCGCGAGAGGGGTTTCATCCCCGCAATGGCGCCGCAGCAGCGCAACCCGTACAACACCATCCTCCTGACGGCGGCAAACGGCACGAGAGTGACGAGCTATGGTGCCGAGCTTTCAGGGGAGTGGCGCCCGGTCCCGCGCTGGAAGGTGAAGGGCGCCTACACCTTCATCAACCTGCAGGCCGAGAGCTCCCATGACCCGCGCGGCGCGGGGAACCTGGAGGATACCGTCCCCGCACAGCAGTTCTCACTCCGCTCCATGACGGACCTCGGACGCGACCTCTCCCTCGACCTCTGGGGGCGCTATGTCGACGGGATAAGCAGGGCGTTGCCCAACTCGCGGGGGGTGGCCATTCCGTCGTATGTGGGGCTCGACGTGCGCCTCTCCTGGCGGGTGCTGCCGGGTGTGGAACTGACTGCTGTGGGGCAAAACCTGGTGGAAGGGGCGCACGAGGAGTTCTCCTCGGAGACGTCGCAGGCGGTGTACCTGATGGGGCGCTCCTTTTACGGAAAGCTCACCTGGGAGTTTTGA
- a CDS encoding multicopper oxidase domain-containing protein: protein MDRRKWTMLAWLAVLVGALCSAPPPAQAIDETKVPHYFGPYPNWALSPLPAVDATGAVTGGIKKFVDGLPGLGPNGANNLGQYIPVAQPDTTTYPGSDYYEIGLVQYREQMHSNLPATLLRGYVQLGTSVVPGSVPLSNARLDGSTTDIAGFTGVDKPHYLGPVIVATKDRPVRILFRNLLPTGAGGDLFLPVDSTMMGSGMGPMTMLDPSDGRSVTDEVRNPDCTGFPKPKMCFKDNRATLHLHGGVTPWISDGTPHQWTTPATEDTPWPQGVSVKNVPDMNSPAPRAGEITFYYTNQQSARLMFYHDHAWGITRLNVYAGEAAGYIITDSTEAKLKETGVIPGDQDTIPLIIQDRTFVPTDKQLLTGDPKNGVYAQDPTWDKSRWGGFGNLWYHHVYMPAQNPNDPSGMSAYGRWMFGPWFWPPASPKFGPIPNPRYGMDPATNFTTKLATPCSLDDPLTWQYPVDPFCEPPLIPGTPNISVGMEQFNDTPVVNGTAYPTTTVDPKSYRLRILNAANDRFFNLQLYQADASGTEVALKASELAAAQLDPVVFPTPDTTLSPAGPSWIQIGSEGGFLPAPAVIPPQPITWITDPTRFDVGNVDQHSLVLAPAERADVIVDFSLYAGKTLILYNDAPAAYPARVASYDYYTGSPDLSPVGAPGVLPGYGPNTRTIMQIKVRDIAPSAPFDLTALNNAFAHHSDGSGVFESGQHPIIVGQSAYNTAYGTKFVTGSWCNAPGTNVETCDGLARIFDQGGSLFGFNTLASPTKKLQIPLEPKALHDEMNAVAFDEFGRMTANIGVEAVPAAPGVQNVILYPYVNPPTELIDGTNLPKGDVSVTPIATADGTQIWKITHNGVDTHPIHFHLYDVQVLNRVTWDNIIIAPDANELGWKDTVRISPLEDTIVALRPIIPTLPFDLPNSIRPLSPMMPVGATAGFENTDTAGNPTDPLINQLVNFGWEYVYHCHILSHEEMDMMRPVSLALPPKPADGLSFSISGNGNRARTVLSWNDNSISETGFLVQKTINGTTWTNVGTSPSPLDQLNTTGTRTLTDNTASYTPNVTVKYQVVAQNTVGYGGQFPSMTVSSTPTTLVVGTSAATPSNLTAVLQGGPQVSLTFTDNATNEVGFMVERSTNGGAFTQIGTAPARANTGTVAFVDNTIAAVAGADTTYSYRVFAYNAAGPSGAAVSGGVTVPALPAAPANLRAVNGPNGAGNNRTVILSWQDLSGNESGFTVQRATNSSFTSGVSSTNVAANTTTLTQTGLARNTQYWYRIRSNNGAFVSSGWVSATPLPIRTNP from the coding sequence ATGGACAGGCGAAAATGGACCATGCTGGCTTGGCTCGCGGTTCTGGTCGGCGCCCTTTGCAGCGCGCCGCCTCCAGCCCAGGCGATAGATGAGACGAAGGTTCCCCACTACTTCGGACCGTATCCAAACTGGGCGCTATCCCCGCTGCCGGCCGTCGACGCCACCGGTGCAGTCACCGGCGGCATCAAGAAATTCGTGGATGGACTTCCCGGACTCGGGCCGAACGGCGCGAACAACCTCGGTCAGTACATCCCGGTGGCGCAGCCGGATACCACCACCTACCCGGGATCCGACTACTACGAGATCGGGCTGGTACAGTACCGGGAGCAGATGCACTCCAATCTTCCCGCCACCCTCCTGCGCGGTTATGTGCAGCTCGGCACCTCCGTGGTCCCCGGCAGCGTCCCCCTTTCCAACGCGCGTCTCGACGGCTCCACCACCGACATTGCCGGCTTTACCGGTGTGGACAAGCCGCACTACCTCGGACCGGTCATCGTGGCCACCAAGGACCGCCCGGTGCGCATCCTTTTCCGGAACCTCCTCCCCACCGGCGCGGGGGGGGATCTCTTCCTCCCGGTCGACTCCACCATGATGGGATCGGGGATGGGGCCGATGACGATGCTGGATCCCTCCGACGGCCGCTCCGTCACCGACGAGGTCAGAAATCCCGACTGCACCGGTTTCCCGAAGCCGAAGATGTGCTTCAAGGACAACAGGGCGACCCTGCACCTGCACGGCGGCGTCACCCCGTGGATCAGCGACGGCACCCCGCATCAGTGGACCACCCCGGCGACCGAGGATACGCCCTGGCCTCAGGGTGTGAGCGTGAAAAACGTTCCGGACATGAACAGTCCCGCCCCGCGAGCCGGAGAGATAACTTTCTACTACACAAACCAGCAGAGCGCCCGCCTCATGTTCTACCATGACCATGCCTGGGGGATTACCCGGCTGAACGTCTATGCCGGCGAGGCCGCAGGATACATCATCACCGACTCCACCGAGGCGAAACTGAAGGAAACGGGAGTCATCCCCGGTGATCAGGACACCATCCCGCTCATCATCCAGGATCGCACCTTCGTGCCGACCGACAAGCAGCTCCTTACCGGCGATCCCAAAAACGGCGTCTACGCTCAGGACCCGACCTGGGACAAGAGCCGCTGGGGCGGCTTCGGCAACCTGTGGTACCACCACGTGTACATGCCCGCGCAGAACCCGAACGACCCGAGCGGCATGAGCGCTTACGGGCGCTGGATGTTCGGCCCGTGGTTTTGGCCCCCCGCATCCCCGAAGTTCGGCCCGATCCCGAACCCGCGCTACGGCATGGACCCGGCCACGAACTTCACCACCAAGCTCGCCACTCCGTGCAGCCTGGACGACCCGCTCACCTGGCAGTACCCGGTCGACCCCTTCTGCGAGCCTCCGCTCATCCCCGGTACCCCGAATATTTCGGTGGGGATGGAGCAATTCAACGACACGCCGGTCGTAAACGGCACCGCCTACCCGACCACCACCGTCGACCCGAAGTCCTACCGCCTGCGCATCCTGAACGCGGCGAACGACCGCTTCTTCAACCTGCAGCTGTACCAGGCGGACGCCAGCGGAACGGAGGTGGCGCTGAAGGCTTCGGAACTCGCCGCGGCGCAACTCGATCCGGTCGTATTCCCGACCCCGGACACCACTCTCAGCCCGGCAGGCCCCTCCTGGATCCAGATCGGCAGCGAAGGCGGCTTCCTCCCGGCACCGGCGGTCATCCCGCCGCAGCCGATTACCTGGATCACCGACCCGACCCGCTTCGACGTGGGGAACGTGGACCAGCACTCCCTCGTCCTCGCCCCCGCCGAGCGCGCCGACGTCATCGTCGACTTCTCGCTCTATGCAGGAAAGACGCTGATCCTGTACAACGACGCACCGGCCGCCTACCCGGCGAGGGTGGCGAGCTACGACTACTACACCGGGTCCCCCGACCTCTCCCCCGTCGGCGCCCCCGGCGTTCTCCCCGGGTACGGGCCGAACACCAGAACGATCATGCAGATCAAGGTGCGGGACATCGCTCCGTCGGCACCGTTTGATCTCACAGCGCTCAATAACGCCTTTGCCCATCACAGCGACGGCTCCGGCGTCTTCGAATCGGGGCAGCACCCGATCATAGTCGGGCAGTCTGCCTACAACACCGCCTACGGCACCAAATTCGTCACCGGCAGCTGGTGCAACGCCCCCGGCACCAATGTGGAGACGTGCGACGGTCTTGCCCGCATCTTCGACCAGGGCGGGTCCCTCTTCGGCTTCAACACCCTCGCCTCGCCGACGAAGAAGCTGCAGATTCCCCTCGAGCCGAAGGCGCTGCACGACGAGATGAACGCCGTCGCCTTCGACGAATTCGGCAGGATGACCGCCAACATAGGGGTGGAGGCCGTTCCCGCCGCCCCCGGCGTGCAGAACGTGATCCTCTACCCGTACGTGAACCCGCCAACAGAGCTCATCGACGGCACGAACCTCCCGAAGGGGGACGTCAGCGTAACGCCGATCGCCACCGCGGACGGAACGCAGATCTGGAAGATCACCCACAACGGCGTGGACACCCATCCGATCCACTTCCACCTCTACGACGTGCAGGTGCTGAACAGGGTTACCTGGGACAATATCATCATCGCACCGGACGCAAACGAGCTCGGCTGGAAAGACACCGTCCGCATCAGCCCGCTGGAGGACACGATCGTCGCCTTGCGCCCGATCATCCCGACGCTGCCGTTTGATCTGCCCAACAGCATCCGGCCGCTCTCCCCGATGATGCCGGTCGGCGCGACCGCAGGGTTCGAAAATACCGACACCGCCGGGAACCCGACGGACCCCCTGATCAACCAGCTGGTGAACTTCGGGTGGGAATACGTCTACCATTGCCACATCCTGAGCCACGAGGAGATGGACATGATGCGCCCCGTCTCCCTGGCACTGCCGCCGAAGCCCGCTGACGGACTCTCCTTCTCCATCAGCGGAAACGGCAACAGGGCGAGGACCGTCCTTAGCTGGAACGACAACTCTATCAGCGAGACCGGATTCCTGGTCCAAAAGACGATCAACGGCACGACCTGGACGAACGTGGGAACGAGCCCCTCGCCGCTCGACCAGCTAAACACCACCGGCACGAGGACCCTCACCGACAACACCGCTTCCTACACCCCGAACGTGACCGTGAAGTACCAGGTCGTGGCACAGAACACGGTCGGGTACGGCGGGCAATTCCCGAGCATGACGGTGAGCTCGACTCCCACCACTCTCGTGGTCGGAACGAGTGCTGCCACACCGAGCAACCTGACCGCTGTTCTGCAGGGGGGGCCGCAGGTGAGCCTTACCTTCACCGACAATGCCACGAACGAAGTCGGGTTCATGGTGGAGCGCTCCACCAACGGCGGGGCCTTCACCCAGATCGGCACGGCACCCGCTCGCGCCAACACCGGCACCGTTGCCTTCGTGGACAACACGATCGCGGCCGTCGCCGGGGCAGACACCACCTACAGCTACAGGGTTTTCGCCTACAACGCAGCAGGTCCCTCCGGGGCGGCGGTATCGGGGGGGGTGACAGTCCCGGCTCTTCCGGCGGCTCCGGCTAACCTGAGAGCGGTAAATGGCCCGAACGGTGCCGGCAACAACCGCACCGTGATCCTCTCCTGGCAGGATCTCTCCGGTAACGAAAGCGGCTTCACTGTGCAGCGTGCCACCAACTCGAGCTTCACCAGCGGGGTTAGCAGCACGAACGTCGCCGCCAACACGACCACCCTCACCCAGACGGGGCTTGCCCGCAACACCCAGTACTGGTACCGGATCCGCTCCAACAACGGCGCATTCGTCTCCTCCGGCTGGGTCAGCGCGACTCCGCTGCCGATCAGGACAAACCCGTAG